In a genomic window of Hymenobacter chitinivorans DSM 11115:
- a CDS encoding ATP-binding protein: protein MSDLTSSAATPSLADFAQAQARIAQLEQALQQAHEAKKVADERMAYYANYLTEGVVLLNAEGRVLLLNEPFCEFFGVSAPARQWLQRPVAELSAEITLCCDQTQQLVREFEAVVQSGQPAYGKLVRLTNGRVLDRDVVPLQALEVGSTNVLLRYRDVTGQHHAAAELQAMSRIPEQNPNPVLRFRKSGEVLFANAALRELRDALDADSLARVWQSLLDAAAQALAAKTPQTLEVAFGARLFRVKAMPFAAEEYTNLYLQEITEQREVELQMAKQRQFYETILDELPVEVVMLDAQQRYLYANPYAVPATEARTWLLGHTITEFCQRYQYPMSLAEQRVRMFEEARQDDQLIIWDDITPHPDGVRCHQRHFKAIAGPDGTLQFMLGYGLDITDRVKAQQQLLDEQKFTQQVLDTIPSLIYVRDAAGNLVFRNHAMRQLQEFRSYRAKAAQDVSSVVAREEREYTAADAHVLATGEEIKKEDPYTLPSGELLWFQTIKRPLRRPDGTVEVLGISTDITDLKAATEAAEAAAKARENFLANMSHEIRTPLNGVLGMAGQLAKTHLNERQQGLLKVIRSSGQHLLGILNDVLDMAKITSGKLEFEQTAFNLCDSMGQAVEPLALLAMEKGLEFKGTPLRESCPNSWVVGDPFRLNQILINLVSNAVKFTERGTITVGGYYVGETDTHLTTEFRVTDTGIGIAPDKIDRIFEGFTQAYADTTRRFGGTGLGLSISRVLVEKLGGLLKVESEVGRGSTFSFVLTLPKAEAPRAKNEDVVDTGSLVGRRILLAEDNEINRDVARLMLEEWQVQVDEAPDGLVAVEMHAANVYDVILMDIQMPHMNGLEATARIRQHPDAARAQVPILALTANAFRADNELYLAAGMNDCLAKPFEEDALYQKLVDLVASAAQPARSYDLTSLRELARGKQTFVDKIIRSFLRNIPETVQELRLAAGDGNWTRVAELVHHIKPNLVQLGVEGVDEAVKRLEQARHGIGGSETRMAAIAHLTTRLDRVVQELPAELSSEDA, encoded by the coding sequence ATGTCCGACCTAACCTCTTCCGCTGCTACCCCTTCCCTCGCCGATTTTGCCCAGGCCCAGGCGCGTATTGCGCAGCTCGAACAGGCTTTACAGCAAGCCCATGAGGCTAAAAAGGTTGCGGATGAGCGTATGGCCTACTACGCCAACTACCTCACCGAAGGCGTGGTGCTGCTCAACGCGGAAGGCCGGGTGCTGCTGCTGAATGAGCCGTTCTGCGAGTTCTTTGGCGTTTCGGCCCCCGCCCGCCAGTGGCTGCAGCGCCCCGTGGCCGAGCTCAGCGCCGAAATTACCCTGTGCTGCGACCAGACCCAGCAGCTGGTTCGGGAGTTTGAGGCCGTGGTGCAAAGTGGGCAGCCGGCCTACGGCAAGCTGGTGCGCCTGACCAACGGTCGGGTTCTGGACCGCGACGTAGTGCCGCTGCAGGCCCTGGAGGTGGGCTCGACCAACGTGCTGCTGCGCTACCGCGACGTGACCGGCCAGCACCATGCCGCTGCCGAGCTGCAGGCCATGTCGCGCATTCCGGAGCAAAATCCTAACCCGGTGCTGCGCTTCCGCAAGAGCGGCGAGGTGCTGTTTGCCAACGCGGCCCTGCGCGAGCTGCGCGACGCCCTCGACGCCGACAGTCTGGCCCGGGTCTGGCAGTCTTTGCTCGACGCGGCGGCGCAGGCTCTAGCGGCCAAAACGCCCCAAACCCTGGAAGTAGCCTTTGGTGCGCGCCTGTTCCGGGTCAAGGCCATGCCCTTCGCGGCCGAGGAATACACCAATCTGTATCTGCAGGAAATCACCGAGCAGCGGGAAGTGGAGCTGCAAATGGCCAAGCAGCGGCAGTTCTACGAAACGATTCTGGACGAGCTGCCCGTGGAAGTGGTAATGCTCGACGCCCAGCAGCGCTACCTCTACGCCAACCCTTACGCCGTGCCGGCCACCGAAGCGCGCACCTGGCTGCTGGGCCACACCATCACCGAATTCTGCCAGCGCTACCAGTACCCAATGTCCTTGGCCGAGCAGCGCGTCCGCATGTTCGAAGAGGCGCGCCAGGACGATCAGCTCATTATCTGGGACGATATTACGCCCCACCCCGACGGCGTACGGTGCCACCAGCGCCACTTCAAAGCCATTGCCGGTCCGGATGGCACCTTGCAGTTTATGCTGGGCTACGGCCTCGATATCACCGACCGGGTAAAGGCCCAGCAGCAACTGCTCGACGAACAGAAATTTACCCAGCAGGTGCTGGATACTATTCCCAGCCTGATTTACGTGCGCGACGCGGCTGGCAACCTCGTGTTTCGCAACCACGCCATGCGCCAGCTGCAGGAGTTCAGATCCTACCGGGCCAAAGCGGCCCAGGATGTCAGCAGCGTGGTGGCCCGGGAAGAGCGCGAGTATACCGCCGCCGACGCCCACGTGCTGGCCACGGGAGAAGAAATCAAGAAGGAAGACCCCTACACGCTGCCTTCCGGGGAGCTGCTCTGGTTCCAGACAATTAAGCGCCCCCTGCGCCGCCCCGATGGCACTGTGGAAGTGCTGGGCATCAGCACCGATATTACCGACCTGAAAGCGGCCACCGAAGCCGCCGAAGCCGCTGCCAAAGCCCGGGAAAACTTCCTGGCCAACATGAGCCACGAGATTCGCACCCCGCTCAACGGGGTGTTGGGCATGGCCGGGCAGCTGGCCAAAACCCACCTCAACGAGCGGCAACAGGGGTTGCTGAAGGTGATCCGCTCCTCGGGCCAGCACCTGCTGGGTATCCTGAACGACGTGCTCGACATGGCCAAGATTACCTCCGGCAAGCTGGAGTTTGAGCAAACCGCCTTCAACCTTTGCGACTCGATGGGACAGGCCGTGGAGCCGCTGGCGCTGCTGGCCATGGAAAAAGGCCTGGAGTTCAAAGGCACGCCCCTGCGCGAGAGCTGCCCCAATTCCTGGGTGGTCGGCGACCCATTCCGTCTCAATCAGATCCTGATCAACCTGGTGTCCAACGCCGTGAAGTTCACCGAGCGGGGTACCATTACTGTGGGCGGCTACTACGTGGGCGAAACCGACACCCACCTGACCACCGAATTCCGCGTTACCGACACCGGCATTGGCATCGCCCCCGACAAAATTGACCGCATTTTCGAGGGCTTCACCCAGGCCTACGCCGATACCACCCGCCGCTTCGGCGGTACGGGCCTGGGCCTGAGCATCAGCCGGGTGCTGGTCGAAAAGCTGGGCGGCCTGCTCAAGGTGGAAAGTGAAGTGGGGCGCGGCAGCACCTTCTCGTTTGTTCTCACGCTGCCCAAAGCCGAAGCGCCCCGGGCTAAAAATGAAGACGTAGTGGATACTGGTTCCCTGGTTGGCCGCCGCATCCTGCTGGCGGAAGACAACGAAATCAACCGCGACGTGGCCCGCCTGATGCTGGAGGAATGGCAGGTGCAGGTCGACGAAGCCCCCGACGGACTGGTGGCCGTGGAGATGCATGCCGCTAACGTGTACGACGTAATTCTGATGGACATCCAGATGCCCCACATGAACGGGCTGGAAGCCACGGCCCGCATCCGCCAGCACCCCGACGCGGCCCGGGCCCAGGTGCCCATTCTGGCCCTAACGGCCAACGCCTTCCGCGCCGACAATGAGCTGTACCTGGCGGCCGGCATGAACGACTGCCTGGCCAAGCCTTTCGAGGAAGATGCCCTCTATCAGAAGCTCGTTGACCTGGTAGCCTCGGCGGCCCAGCCCGCGCGCAGCTACGATTTGACCAGCCTGCGCGAGCTGGCCCGGGGTAAGCAGACGTTTGTTGACAAGATCATTCGCTCCTTCCTGCGCAACATTCCCGAAACCGTGCAGGAACTGCGCCTGGCCGCCGGCGACGGCAACTGGACCCGCGTAGCCGAGCTGGTGCACCACATCAAGCCCAACCTGGTGCAGCTGGGGGTGGAAGGCGTGGATGAAGCCGTAAAGCGGCTCGAACAGGCCCGCCACGGCATTGGTGGCTCCGAAACCCGCATGGCCGCCATTGCCCACCTCACCACCCGCCTCGACCGGGTAGTGCAGGAATTGCCCGCGGAACTCAGTTCGGAAGACGCCTAA
- a CDS encoding urease accessory protein: protein MEALVPIMFASVAGLGHAFEPDHLLAVGNLVSRRETTAEALRDGIYWGLGHTTMLVLVGSVILLSRVTFLTSGYFEAAVGVLLVAMGVSRLVGWNKPVNVRPARYQHRLAYTVGLLHGLAGSGALVLLVMSEIRRPLPGILYMLVFGLGSILGMFVVAGLCSIPFTRRMKINRALKFGSILLSSGLCVGYGAWMVFENV from the coding sequence ATGGAAGCTTTAGTCCCGATTATGTTTGCTTCGGTGGCCGGCCTGGGCCATGCCTTCGAGCCGGATCATCTGTTGGCCGTGGGCAATCTGGTGTCGCGGCGGGAGACGACGGCCGAGGCCCTGCGCGACGGAATATACTGGGGCCTGGGCCACACCACGATGCTGGTGCTGGTGGGCTCCGTCATCCTGCTCAGCCGGGTCACGTTTCTGACATCGGGCTACTTTGAAGCGGCCGTGGGCGTGCTGCTCGTGGCCATGGGCGTGAGCCGGCTGGTGGGCTGGAATAAGCCGGTGAACGTGCGCCCGGCCCGCTACCAGCACCGGTTGGCCTACACCGTGGGGCTGCTGCACGGCCTGGCCGGCAGCGGGGCGCTGGTGCTACTGGTGATGAGCGAAATCCGCCGGCCCCTGCCCGGTATTCTCTACATGCTGGTCTTCGGGCTGGGCTCGATTCTGGGCATGTTCGTGGTGGCCGGCCTGTGCAGTATTCCCTTTACCCGGCGCATGAAAATTAACCGGGCCCTGAAGTTTGGGAGCATCCTGCTCTCGTCGGGCCTTTGCGTGGGCTACGGGGCCTGGATGGTTTTTGAGAATGTATAA
- a CDS encoding urease subunit beta, producing MHLTPKDLDKLVLHQAGFVAQKRYARGLLLNYPEALALLATQLLEFIRDGEAVTTLMNKGKLLLGFQDVMPGVAEMIHEVQVEGTFPDGTKLVTVHHPICRETGDPALALYGSGLTKTAAVATPDNLINDTPGEYQLNEGELILNENRDTVEIEVVNMGDRPVQVGSHYPFFETNAALQFDRAAAYGFRLNIPAGTAVRFEPGERKRVTLVALGGERIVYGGNGWIDGKLDETGQKQAALDKLPVKP from the coding sequence ATGCACCTGACTCCCAAAGACCTCGACAAGCTGGTGCTGCACCAGGCCGGTTTCGTGGCCCAGAAGCGCTACGCCCGCGGCCTGCTGCTGAATTACCCCGAAGCCCTGGCGTTGCTGGCCACCCAGCTGCTGGAGTTCATCCGCGACGGGGAAGCCGTGACGACGCTCATGAACAAGGGCAAGCTGCTGCTGGGCTTCCAGGACGTGATGCCCGGCGTGGCCGAGATGATTCACGAGGTGCAGGTGGAAGGCACTTTCCCCGACGGCACCAAGCTGGTCACGGTGCACCACCCCATCTGCCGCGAAACCGGCGACCCGGCCCTGGCCCTCTACGGCTCGGGCCTGACGAAAACCGCCGCCGTAGCCACGCCCGACAACCTGATCAACGACACGCCCGGTGAGTACCAGCTGAATGAGGGTGAGTTGATCCTGAACGAAAACCGCGACACGGTGGAAATTGAAGTGGTGAATATGGGCGACCGGCCGGTGCAGGTCGGCTCCCACTACCCCTTTTTCGAAACCAACGCCGCCCTGCAGTTCGACCGGGCCGCGGCTTACGGCTTCCGCCTCAACATCCCGGCCGGCACGGCGGTGCGCTTCGAGCCCGGCGAGCGGAAACGGGTGACGCTGGTAGCCCTGGGCGGCGAGAGAATCGTGTATGGGGGCAATGGGTGGATTGATGGGAAGCTGGATGAGACAGGGCAGAAGCAGGCAGCGCTAGACAAACTACCTGTTAAGCCATGA
- the ilvD gene encoding dihydroxy-acid dehydratase: MNKYSRIYTQDDSLPASQAMLIGSGLSEADLRKPFVGICSTGFDGNTCNMHLNGLADHVKAGVQTAGLVGLRFNTIGVSDGITNGTPGMRYSLVSREIIADSIEAMAGAHNYDALACVVGCDKNMPGSLMALARLNRPGLMVYGGTIKGGSFKGQQLNIVSCFEAYGKKLQNNISDEDYRGIIQHACPGPGACGGMYTANTMASAAEVLGMSVPFSSSAPAVSEQKRQECLRTGEYLLRLLEMDLKPRDIMVREAFENAMVLITALGGSTNAVIHLLAIADAAGVKLTLQDFQNVSNRVPMLADLKPSGKYLMEDLSALGGVPAVMKTLLNEGLLTGNLPTVTGKTLAENLAGIAALGEEQDLLRPFSNPIKADGHIQILYGNLAPEGAVAKITGKEGTRFEGPASVFDSEEELNEGLKGIEPGQVVIIRYVGPKGGPGMPEMLKPTSAIIGAGLGDKVALVTDGRFSGGTHGFVIGHVSPEAYDGGPIALVRNGDQVVLDAANNTMNILVDEVELAARRAQWTPPAVNAPRGVLRKYIRTVGSASTGCITDS, translated from the coding sequence ATGAACAAATACAGCCGCATTTATACTCAGGACGACAGTTTGCCCGCTTCCCAGGCCATGCTCATTGGCTCGGGGTTGTCGGAGGCCGATTTGCGCAAGCCCTTCGTGGGCATCTGCTCCACCGGCTTCGACGGCAATACCTGCAACATGCACCTCAACGGCCTGGCCGACCACGTGAAGGCAGGAGTGCAGACGGCTGGCCTGGTGGGGCTGCGGTTTAACACGATTGGCGTGTCGGACGGTATTACCAACGGCACGCCGGGTATGCGCTACTCGTTGGTGTCGCGCGAAATCATTGCCGACTCCATCGAGGCCATGGCCGGGGCCCACAACTACGATGCCCTGGCCTGCGTGGTGGGCTGCGACAAAAACATGCCCGGCTCCCTGATGGCCCTGGCCCGGCTCAACCGACCCGGGCTGATGGTGTACGGCGGCACGATTAAAGGTGGCTCGTTTAAAGGCCAGCAGCTAAACATCGTGTCCTGCTTCGAGGCCTACGGCAAAAAGTTGCAGAACAACATTTCCGACGAGGATTACCGCGGTATCATTCAGCACGCCTGTCCGGGCCCCGGGGCCTGCGGGGGCATGTACACGGCCAATACCATGGCTTCGGCGGCCGAGGTGCTAGGCATGTCGGTGCCTTTTTCATCCTCGGCGCCGGCCGTGAGTGAGCAGAAGCGGCAGGAGTGCCTGCGCACCGGCGAATACCTGCTGCGGCTGTTGGAAATGGACCTCAAGCCCCGGGACATAATGGTGCGCGAAGCCTTCGAAAACGCCATGGTGCTTATCACGGCACTAGGCGGCTCCACCAACGCCGTTATTCACCTGCTGGCCATTGCCGACGCGGCCGGCGTGAAGCTCACGCTGCAGGACTTTCAGAACGTGAGCAACCGGGTGCCCATGCTGGCCGACCTCAAGCCCAGCGGCAAGTACCTGATGGAGGATTTGTCGGCCCTGGGTGGGGTGCCGGCGGTGATGAAAACGTTGCTCAACGAAGGCCTGCTGACCGGCAACCTACCGACGGTAACGGGCAAAACCCTGGCTGAAAACCTGGCCGGAATTGCGGCCCTGGGTGAGGAGCAGGATTTGCTGCGGCCGTTTTCCAACCCCATCAAAGCCGACGGCCACATCCAGATTCTCTACGGCAACCTGGCCCCCGAGGGCGCAGTGGCCAAAATCACCGGCAAGGAAGGCACCCGCTTCGAGGGCCCGGCCAGCGTGTTCGACTCGGAAGAAGAGCTAAACGAAGGCTTAAAGGGAATTGAGCCCGGCCAAGTCGTCATTATCCGCTACGTGGGGCCCAAGGGCGGGCCGGGCATGCCCGAAATGCTCAAGCCGACCTCGGCCATCATCGGGGCCGGACTGGGCGACAAGGTGGCTTTGGTAACCGACGGCCGCTTTTCGGGCGGCACCCACGGCTTCGTTATCGGCCACGTAAGCCCCGAGGCCTACGACGGTGGCCCTATTGCCCTGGTCCGCAACGGTGACCAGGTGGTGCTCGACGCGGCCAACAACACCATGAATATACTGGTGGACGAGGTCGAGCTGGCCGCCCGCCGCGCCCAGTGGACGCCGCCGGCCGTGAATGCGCCCCGGGGCGTGCTGCGCAAATACATCCGCACCGTGGGCTCGGCCAGTACCGGGTGCATCACCGATTCGTGA
- a CDS encoding branched-chain amino acid transaminase gives MYFTSNTVAFLDGEFVPASEATCGAYAQSLHYGYAVFEGIRAYNTPQGSQIFKAREHYERFHYSCQAIGLPLNYSVEELTQISYQLLEKNGLTDAYIRPLAYAATPNMSLKHATTGNLLMAVWEWGKYLGDQSLRLTISPYERPNPKAVPIEAKVAGHYVNSIIASSEAKGRGYDEALLLDMNGYVAEGPGANFFFEKNGELYTAPAGSILRGITRNTIIDLAREAGITVHEQFFTPAELQGAEGAFMTGTAAEVIGVSSVDEVVFEKPYAETLGAQLASRYHALVTGVLVPA, from the coding sequence ATGTATTTCACCAGTAACACCGTCGCCTTCCTGGATGGTGAGTTTGTGCCGGCCAGCGAGGCCACCTGCGGCGCCTACGCCCAATCGTTGCACTACGGCTACGCCGTTTTTGAGGGAATCCGGGCCTATAACACGCCGCAAGGCTCCCAGATTTTCAAGGCTCGGGAGCATTACGAGCGGTTTCACTATTCCTGCCAGGCCATTGGGCTGCCGCTGAACTACTCGGTGGAAGAGCTAACCCAGATCAGCTACCAGCTGCTGGAAAAGAACGGGCTGACCGACGCCTACATCCGGCCGCTGGCCTACGCGGCCACACCCAACATGAGCCTGAAGCACGCCACGACCGGCAACCTGCTGATGGCCGTCTGGGAGTGGGGCAAGTACCTCGGCGACCAAAGCCTGCGCCTGACCATCTCGCCCTACGAGCGGCCCAACCCCAAGGCCGTGCCGATTGAGGCTAAAGTGGCGGGCCACTACGTCAACTCCATCATTGCCAGCTCCGAAGCCAAGGGGCGGGGCTACGATGAAGCCCTGCTGCTGGACATGAACGGCTACGTGGCCGAAGGACCGGGGGCCAACTTCTTCTTCGAGAAAAACGGGGAGCTCTACACTGCCCCGGCCGGCAGCATCCTGCGCGGTATCACCCGCAACACCATCATCGACCTGGCCCGCGAAGCCGGCATTACGGTGCACGAGCAGTTCTTCACGCCGGCCGAGTTGCAAGGGGCCGAAGGCGCCTTCATGACGGGCACTGCGGCCGAGGTTATCGGCGTCTCGTCGGTGGATGAGGTAGTTTTCGAAAAGCCCTACGCCGAAACCCTGGGCGCTCAGTTGGCCAGCCGCTACCACGCCCTGGTAACCGGCGTGTTGGTCCCGGCGTAG
- a CDS encoding LytR/AlgR family response regulator transcription factor, whose product MPTSPARLRCLVVDDNEINRLTLEHFVEMTDALELVASLPDAVQALNLLRSGTAIDLLFLDIEMPLLSGLDLVRALPDPQPEVVLVTTHADFAVAAFELAVADYLVKPVDYGRFSKAVARVLAQRAATAAPAQPEGTSATEGSELFVKVNNKLVKLDFNDVLYIEAMSTYSVFVTPKHKHIVYITLKALEDRLPFSHFVRVHRSFIVNTKRIEAVEDNQLLLGDHEIPVGKSYQEEFFRKLRSL is encoded by the coding sequence ATGCCTACCTCCCCCGCTCGTCTGCGCTGCCTGGTTGTCGACGATAACGAAATCAACCGCCTCACGCTCGAGCATTTCGTGGAAATGACCGATGCCCTGGAACTGGTGGCCTCCCTGCCCGATGCGGTGCAAGCCCTGAACCTGCTCCGCAGCGGCACTGCCATCGACCTGCTGTTTCTGGATATCGAGATGCCCCTGCTCAGTGGCCTGGACTTGGTGCGGGCCCTGCCTGACCCTCAGCCCGAGGTAGTTCTGGTTACGACCCACGCCGATTTTGCCGTGGCCGCCTTCGAACTGGCCGTAGCCGATTATCTGGTCAAGCCCGTCGATTATGGCCGCTTCAGCAAAGCAGTAGCCCGGGTGCTGGCCCAGCGTGCTGCTACGGCCGCCCCGGCCCAGCCTGAAGGCACTAGCGCTACCGAGGGCTCCGAGCTGTTCGTCAAGGTGAACAATAAGCTCGTTAAGCTCGATTTCAATGATGTATTATACATCGAGGCTATGTCGACGTATTCGGTGTTTGTGACGCCCAAGCACAAGCACATTGTGTACATCACCCTCAAAGCCCTGGAGGACCGGCTGCCCTTCAGCCATTTTGTGCGGGTGCACCGCTCCTTTATCGTCAATACCAAGCGCATCGAGGCCGTGGAAGACAATCAACTGCTGCTCGGCGACCATGAAATTCCGGTGGGGAAATCTTACCAGGAAGAGTTTTTCCGCAAGCTGCGCAGCCTCTAG
- a CDS encoding urease accessory protein UreF has protein sequence MSQFARLLHLVDSSIPTGAFAYSYGLESSITFGLIRTQSELRNFLYSHLQQVGSLELPFMHACFQRGISPELAPVAQEYEALLLVPALHKASVVQGRNWLKLLVSFYPEANLTSISNWFMQHELPPHFTLVFALGLQQVGFALDQVQTMFLHMLLRDQLSAAIRLGFLGPMEGHQLQHDFYAVFEHILASQAGKTYAEATRSAFVLDAAQVLHDDIYSKLFQN, from the coding sequence ATGTCCCAATTTGCCCGTCTGCTCCACCTCGTCGACTCGTCCATTCCGACGGGCGCGTTTGCCTATTCTTACGGGTTGGAAAGCAGTATTACGTTTGGGCTGATCCGCACCCAGTCGGAGCTGCGCAACTTTCTCTATTCCCATTTGCAGCAGGTTGGCAGCCTGGAATTGCCCTTTATGCACGCCTGCTTTCAGCGGGGCATAAGCCCTGAGTTGGCGCCCGTGGCCCAGGAATACGAAGCCCTGCTGCTGGTGCCGGCCCTGCACAAGGCCAGCGTGGTGCAGGGCCGCAACTGGCTTAAGCTGCTCGTTTCCTTTTACCCGGAGGCCAACTTAACCAGCATTAGTAACTGGTTCATGCAACACGAGTTGCCCCCGCACTTCACGCTGGTATTTGCCCTGGGCCTGCAGCAGGTGGGTTTTGCCCTGGACCAAGTTCAGACCATGTTTCTACACATGCTGCTGCGCGACCAGCTCAGCGCCGCCATCCGCCTGGGCTTCCTCGGCCCGATGGAAGGCCACCAGCTCCAGCACGATTTCTACGCCGTTTTCGAGCATATTCTGGCCTCCCAAGCCGGTAAAACCTACGCCGAAGCCACCCGCTCCGCCTTCGTCCTCGACGCGGCCCAGGTTCTGCACGACGACATCTATTCCAAGCTGTTTCAGAACTGA
- the ureC gene encoding urease subunit alpha has product MSLPISRRAYADMYGPTTGDKVRLGDTDLLIQVEQDYTVYGEECKFGGGKVLRDGMGQAAGISQNEALDLVITNALVLDYTGIYKADIGIKNGRISGIGKAGNPHIMPGVTPGMTVGVTTEVIAGEGQILTAGGIDCHIHFISPQQIPEALASGLTTMIGGGTGPAAGTTATTCTPGAFYLEMMLKATEAYPLNFGFLGKGNTSKPAGLREQVEAGALGFKLHEDWGTTPAAIDQCLTIAEEYDVQVCIHTDTLNESGFVETSTAAFKGRTIHSYHTEGAGGGHAPDIIKICGEPNVIPSSTNPTRPFTVNTIDEHLDMLMVCHHLDKNIPEDVAFAESRIRQETIAAEDILHDMGALSIISSDSQAMGRVGEVITRTWQTAHKMKQQRGALPEDAAGSSDNFRARRYVAKYTINPARAHGIAHEIGSIEEGKLADLVLWKPQFFGVRAEMILKGGIIVQSQMGDANASIPTPQPSFSRPMFGSLGAAIGKASMVFVSQASVERVRNTYGLQKQVVAVQGCRTVAKKDMALNDYLPNIQVDPETYRVTVDGVHLTCEPAHKLPLAQLYSLF; this is encoded by the coding sequence ATGTCCCTCCCCATTTCCCGCCGCGCCTACGCCGATATGTACGGCCCCACCACCGGCGACAAAGTCCGCCTGGGCGATACTGACTTACTGATTCAGGTTGAGCAGGACTACACCGTCTACGGCGAGGAATGCAAGTTTGGGGGCGGCAAGGTGCTGCGCGACGGCATGGGCCAGGCCGCCGGCATCAGCCAGAACGAAGCCCTGGATTTGGTGATTACCAACGCCCTGGTGCTCGACTACACCGGCATTTACAAGGCCGACATCGGCATCAAGAACGGGCGCATCAGCGGCATCGGCAAGGCCGGCAACCCCCACATTATGCCCGGCGTGACGCCCGGCATGACCGTCGGCGTGACCACCGAAGTCATTGCCGGGGAGGGCCAGATTCTCACCGCCGGCGGCATCGACTGCCACATTCACTTCATAAGTCCCCAGCAGATTCCCGAAGCCCTGGCCTCGGGCCTGACCACGATGATAGGCGGCGGCACGGGCCCGGCGGCCGGCACCACGGCCACCACCTGCACGCCCGGGGCTTTTTACCTGGAAATGATGCTCAAAGCCACCGAGGCTTACCCTTTGAACTTCGGCTTCCTGGGCAAGGGCAACACCTCCAAGCCCGCGGGTTTGCGCGAGCAGGTCGAGGCCGGGGCCCTGGGCTTCAAGCTGCACGAGGACTGGGGCACCACGCCCGCCGCCATCGACCAGTGCCTGACCATAGCCGAAGAATATGACGTGCAGGTTTGCATCCACACCGATACGCTCAACGAAAGCGGCTTCGTGGAAACCTCCACGGCGGCGTTTAAGGGCCGTACCATTCACTCCTACCACACCGAAGGCGCCGGCGGCGGCCACGCCCCCGACATCATCAAAATCTGCGGGGAGCCCAACGTTATTCCCTCGTCCACGAACCCCACGCGGCCCTTTACGGTCAATACTATCGACGAGCATTTGGACATGCTCATGGTGTGCCACCACCTCGATAAGAACATTCCCGAGGACGTGGCCTTCGCCGAAAGCCGCATCCGGCAGGAAACCATTGCCGCCGAGGACATCCTGCACGATATGGGCGCGCTGAGCATTATTTCCTCCGACTCCCAGGCCATGGGCCGGGTGGGTGAAGTCATAACCCGGACCTGGCAAACGGCCCACAAGATGAAGCAGCAGCGCGGCGCTTTGCCCGAAGACGCGGCCGGCTCGTCCGACAACTTCCGGGCCCGGCGCTACGTGGCCAAGTACACCATCAACCCCGCCCGGGCCCACGGCATTGCCCACGAAATCGGCTCCATCGAAGAAGGCAAACTGGCCGATTTGGTGCTCTGGAAACCGCAGTTTTTCGGGGTGCGGGCCGAAATGATTCTCAAGGGTGGCATCATCGTGCAGAGCCAGATGGGCGACGCCAACGCTTCCATCCCGACGCCCCAGCCCTCGTTTTCCCGGCCTATGTTCGGCTCGTTGGGCGCAGCCATCGGTAAGGCGTCGATGGTGTTCGTGTCCCAGGCTTCGGTGGAAAGAGTGCGCAACACCTACGGCCTGCAGAAGCAGGTGGTGGCCGTGCAGGGCTGCCGCACGGTAGCCAAAAAGGACATGGCATTGAACGACTACCTGCCCAACATCCAGGTCGACCCCGAAACCTACCGCGTGACGGTGGATGGCGTGCACCTGACCTGTGAGCCAGCCCACAAACTGCCGCTGGCCCAGCTGTATAGCCTGTTTTAG